The genomic DNA TGACGCTGATCGCGCCGCGGCTGGTTGTAGCTCTTGACGCTGATCGCCCCCACCTCTTTCAATCGCTTCAGGTGGAAACGGGCGTCGTCCAGGCTGTCGATCTCCGCCTTGAAGTCGCCCTTGGCGCCATACAGGATGGTGCCCGTCGAGAAGATGCGCGGCGCCGTGATCCGGCCGGCGCGGGCCAGCTCGCCGGCGGCGAAGACGGTGGCGGTGTCGTTCGACGGGTCGTGGAGGGTGGTCACGCCGTAGGTCAGGGTGGCGTAGTTGAACCAGTTCTGCTCCGGCAGCAGGCCGTTCTGCCCCATCGAGCCGTGCCAGTGGACGTCGACCAGGCCGGGGATCAGGGTCTTACCGGAAACGTCCACGGTGTGGGCGCCGGCCGGCACGTCGACTTCCCCGCGGGCACCGACGGCGGCGATGCGGTGGCCCTCGATCACCACCACCCCGTCCTCGATCACTTCGTCGCCCTTCATCGTGATCACCCGGCCGCCGACCAGCGCCATGGTGCCTTCGGGCCGATCGCTCTCCACCTCGAAGCCGATGGCGACGCGCTCGCTGGGCACCTTGTTGTCGTCTTCTTCCGGGTCCGCCCTCTCGGAATCAGCGACTTCGCTCTCCGCCAGGAAGTCGAAGGCATCCGCTAGCGCGACGGTGAACAGATTCGCCCCGAGGGCCCAGTGCAGGCGGTCGGAGCCGCCGGACCAATGGAGGTACTCGCCGGCCTCGTCGGACACCTCCTTCAGCGGCAGCGCCTTGGCCTTGGGACCGATCTCGAAGCTCTTGCCGGTCGCCGTGAAGGGCATCACGAACACCTTGAAGCGCTCCCGGAAGGCCAGCCAGCGGCCATCCGGCGACAAGCGCATCTCGGTGGCCGCCTGGCTGGACAGGTGCTCTCGCTCTTCGCGATCGTCGAAGTCGATGGACGCCAGGATGCGGGTGTCGTTCTCACCGAAGCGCATCACGAAGACGCGGTCGGACGCCGCGCCGAAGTGCGGGTCGAAGCCCTGGCGGGTGATCCGCTCGCTCTGGCCGCCGGCAGCCGGCACGCGGTAGATCCCCGGCTCCGCCGACCAGGTGGGGGTGCGCAGCCAGCCGCCGGTGGCCTTGCGGTACACCACCGTTTCACCGTCCGGCGAGAACACCGGCTCCACGTAGTGTCCCGGCTGGGCGGTGATCACCCGGCCCTCGCCGCCGCCGGCAGGAGCGATGCGGACGGTGCCCAGCTCGGCGTCGTCCCAGGTGGTGTAGACGATCGAGCGGCCGTCCCGCGAGAAGGAGGGATAGAACTCGCCGTGCTCCTGCTGGCGGGTCAGCCGGCGCGGGGTGCCCGCGGGGAGATCGCGCACCCACAGATGACCCAAAGCCTGGTACACCACCCGGTCGCCGGCGGGTGACACCTGGACCCAGCGCAGCATGCGCACCGGGAAGCGCTGCGGGTGCACCTCCACCGGGACCCGCACCGCCGGGGCGACGGCGCGGCTGTCCTGCACCCGGAAGGGAATCGTCTGCGCCTCGCCGGTGACCGCATCGACGCGCCGGATCTCGCCGCCGGCCCACACCACCAGGGAGCCCGAGTCCGGGGTCCAGGCGAAGGTCGGGTACACCCCGTGGACCGCCCAGGTCTCCTGCATGTCGCGGTCGAGCTGACGGTACAGCGGGCGCTCCTCGCCGGAGGTCAGGTCCTTTAGGAACAACACGCTCTCGGTGCGCTCGCGGCGAACGAAGGCGAGGGTCTTGCCGTCCGGCGAAGGCGTCGGCCGCACCGCACCACCGGGACCGCTGACGAAGTCTTCGATCCGACCGTCTTCGCGGTCCAGCCGGCGGATCTCGTAGATCTGCGTGTTGGGGTCCTTGTTGTACTGGAAGCGCGAGCCCGGCGTCGTGTCCTGACTGAAGTACACCCAGCGCCCGTCCGGCGACACGGCCGGCTCACCCAGATCCTTCTGCTCATTGGGCTTCTCCACCATCTGCACGCCATCGCCACCGCTCTCGTGGTAGATCCACAGCTCGCCGGCGCCGAGGGAACGGCGCGACGTGAAGTGCTTGCGGGCGATCAGGAAGTCGCCGTCCGGCGTCCAGGCGGGCGAGTTGAGGAGACGAAAGCTCTCTTTCGTCACCGCCCGGGCGCCGGAGCCGTCGCGGCCGATCACCCACACATTGTCGCCGCCGCCCTGATCGCTAGTGAAGGCGACGCGCTCACCATCGGGGCTGAACCGCGGCTGCATGTCCCAGGCGAGGCCGGAGGTGAGATTTTTCGCCTCTCCGCCCTCGATCGGCAGCAAGTACAGATCGCCGAGCAGGTCGAACACAATCTCCGTGCCGTCCGGCGACACATCGAGGCTCATCCAGGTGCCGGAAGTCACATCGAGGGCGACCTCCGTCAGCGAACCGAAGGCCTCCGGCGGAGAATTCACCTGCCATTCGGAATCTTTGTCCATTCCCTCGTCCGCGGTCTCCTCCGACGGACTTCCGACAGGAGCCGTCGCGTCCTCGACGGACCGGACGTGGCTGTGATGGCCCTGGTGGTTTCCATGGGTCGCCAACAGCGGTAGAGAAGCCAGCGAGAAAGCGAAGACCAGTACCACCCGAACGAAAATCAGCGCGTGTCGCATCGTGATCGATCCCAAAGTGGAGTGAAAAGAAAACCGAGTCGCCAAACTATACCGGTCCCCGCCGCCGGCCCATCCAGCGGGCTTGCTGGACGATGGAACCCGTCGAATCGGTGCCTGGCGCCTCGACCAGGGGCCGAAATTTCCGGCCCGCCTGTTAACCCTTTCCCCTCCTCCCGGTAATAGCCAACGAACACCGAGCGCCGAGGCCTTCCATCGGCGCCTGACTTCGAGAGGAAAGACTTCATGAACGACTTTGCACCCCTGATCGCGATCCTCAGCGTGGTTCTCGGCCCCATTTGGCTGGTGCGGACCCTTCTACACAGCCGCCGCAGCCGAGAAATCGCCCGCGCCAAACTGGACCTGCAGACCCGCCTGCTCGACAAGTTCGACTCCTCCCAAGAGATGCTCGCCTTTCTGCAAAGCGAGGCGGGCACGCGCTTCGTCGAGTCGGCGACCCAGGAGAAAGGCAATCCCTTCGGCCGAATCCTCGGCTCGATCCAGGCCGGCCTGATTCTGCTGGTGGGCGGCATCGCCTTCTTCGTTCAGCGCCACCTGATCGCAGGTTCCTACGAGGGCTTCACCTTCCTGGGCACCCTCGGCATCGCCCTGGGGGTGGGTTTCCTGTTGTCGGCGGGAGTCGCCTACTTCCTCTCGCGGAGCTGGGGTCTCCTGGAGCCGGCGCCATCGGTAGACTGAACCCATGTCGGTGGTCGGTGTGAGCGATTCCAACCCCTCGCTGTTCGGGACCCCCTCGGAGGCCATTGCCGCCTTCCGAGGACGTTCTCGTTCGGCCCGCGCTCTGCTTGCCGACGAAGCCACCTTCAGCGCCTTCCACGACCGCACCGCTCGTTCGCTGTGGGCCTATCTGACCCGCGCCAGCGGCGACTCCAGCCTGGCGCAGGATGTGACCCAGGAGAGCTATCTTCGGTTGCTGCGGGCGGACTTTCAGCCGGAGAGCGAACTGCACCTGCGCCACTACCTGTTTCGCATCGCCAGCAACCTGCTGCGCGACCACCACCGCCGCCGCCGCCCGGCGGGAGAGATCGAAGGCGAGCCGGCCGTTCCCTCGGCGGCCGGCGCACGAGAGATCCGCCAGGATTTGACCGGCGCCATGGCCAAGCTGAAGCCGCGCGAGCGGCAAGTCCTGTGGCTGGCCCATGTCGAAGGGGCGCGCCACGCCGAAATCGCCGAAATCTTGAACCTTGCGCCGGCCAGCATTCGGGTGATCGCCTTCCGAGCCCGCCAGAGAATGGCGGCCCTGCTGCGCGAGGGCGGAATCACTCCGGAGACGACCCGATGACCCCATCTCCTTGCCCGCAGACCGACGCCGTCGCCCGGGCAGCCCGCCACGGCCGACTGACCGCCGACCCCGTTCTGGCGGCCCACGCCCGGGCCTGCGCCCGGTGCGGCGAGCACCTGTGGCTGGACGAACTCTTCGCTGCCGACGCCCGGGCCCTACGCGCCGCGGCGCCGCCGGAAGATCCCCGGTTGATCTGGCTGCGCGCGCGCCTGAAGGGCCGCGACGAGCGCACCCACCGCGCCACCTGGGCCATCCGGACAATCGAGAAGATCGGCATCGCCACCGGCGGCGCCGCCGCGGTGATCCTCGGCGCCAGGACCTGGCCACGGCTCGGCCTGGCCGAAACAACAGGCCTGGCCGGCGGCCTCACCCACCCTGGCGATCCGCTCGCCGTCCTGGCCCTGGCCACGGCCCTCGCCCTGGCAGCCACCGCCTTCGACTTCTACGACCGCTGGTCGAAGGCCTGAGCGACGCCTGAGCGACCGCTTCGGAGCAAAGTCCTCAGTTGGACCTCCGCTGCGGGTTGATTCATTTCATTCGCCTCCGGGAGCGGATCTGCTCCTTCTCCCAGGCGTGGCGGTGTCGCCAAAGCTCCTCCACCGAGGGGAATTTGCGCACACCCGGCTCGAACCTCCAGGGCCGCAGAGCGTAGGCCAGCTCGCTCAGCTCACAGGCAATGCGCAGATTGTCCGGGTCGAGGGGCGGCAGCGGCTCGACTTCCGGCATCTCGGCGACGGAGCGAAACTTCTTGACCGGCATCACGGCGCCTCTTCGAGGCCGAACGCTTCTCGAATGCGCGCCGCGTCGGCCCGGGCTCCGAGCTGTCCTGATCGTTCTCTTCTTCGGCCTCCACCAAGACGGCGGCGGCCATCTGGCGGGTTAGAAACTCAATGTCCTGCGGTCGGATGGGGACGCCCATCAAGGCCCCCACCTCCAAGGTAGCGAAGAGCAGGATCTTCGCCAG from Acidobacteriota bacterium includes the following:
- a CDS encoding amidohydrolase family protein, producing MDKDSEWQVNSPPEAFGSLTEVALDVTSGTWMSLDVSPDGTEIVFDLLGDLYLLPIEGGEAKNLTSGLAWDMQPRFSPDGERVAFTSDQGGGDNVWVIGRDGSGARAVTKESFRLLNSPAWTPDGDFLIARKHFTSRRSLGAGELWIYHESGGDGVQMVEKPNEQKDLGEPAVSPDGRWVYFSQDTTPGSRFQYNKDPNTQIYEIRRLDREDGRIEDFVSGPGGAVRPTPSPDGKTLAFVRRERTESVLFLKDLTSGEERPLYRQLDRDMQETWAVHGVYPTFAWTPDSGSLVVWAGGEIRRVDAVTGEAQTIPFRVQDSRAVAPAVRVPVEVHPQRFPVRMLRWVQVSPAGDRVVYQALGHLWVRDLPAGTPRRLTRQQEHGEFYPSFSRDGRSIVYTTWDDAELGTVRIAPAGGGEGRVITAQPGHYVEPVFSPDGETVVYRKATGGWLRTPTWSAEPGIYRVPAAGGQSERITRQGFDPHFGAASDRVFVMRFGENDTRILASIDFDDREEREHLSSQAATEMRLSPDGRWLAFRERFKVFVMPFTATGKSFEIGPKAKALPLKEVSDEAGEYLHWSGGSDRLHWALGANLFTVALADAFDFLAESEVADSERADPEEDDNKVPSERVAIGFEVESDRPEGTMALVGGRVITMKGDEVIEDGVVVIEGHRIAAVGARGEVDVPAGAHTVDVSGKTLIPGLVDVHWHGSMGQNGLLPEQNWFNYATLTYGVTTLHDPSNDTATVFAAGELARAGRITAPRIFSTGTILYGAKGDFKAEIDSLDDARFHLKRLKEVGAISVKSYNQPRRDQRQQVMAAARELELMVMPEGGSLFQHNMTMVVDGHTGIEHSIPVAAIYDDVRQLWAATDVFYTPTLVVGYGGLWGEEYWYAKTNVWEDERLLAFVPRSMIDARSRRRTLAPDEEWGHFHNARVAAELAADGVGVTVGAHGQREGLAAHWELWMLEQGGMTPHEALRSATLTGAQYLGLDSDVGSLEVDKLADVVVLSANPLEDLRNSSEVEHVILNGRLYDGRSLEQLHPESKPVEPFYWQREAGFFTNR
- a CDS encoding sigma-70 family RNA polymerase sigma factor — protein: MSVVGVSDSNPSLFGTPSEAIAAFRGRSRSARALLADEATFSAFHDRTARSLWAYLTRASGDSSLAQDVTQESYLRLLRADFQPESELHLRHYLFRIASNLLRDHHRRRRPAGEIEGEPAVPSAAGAREIRQDLTGAMAKLKPRERQVLWLAHVEGARHAEIAEILNLAPASIRVIAFRARQRMAALLREGGITPETTR